Proteins found in one Corynebacterium sanguinis genomic segment:
- a CDS encoding TetR/AcrR family transcriptional regulator, translating to MARQRMTGSQRREQLIGIGRSAFAERGFDGISVEEISSRAGVSKPVVYEHFGGKEGLYVAVIEEEQARLFNAILSSIGEGRWRERIERGILALLSYVEDHTDGFVILVHGQMPGGEHSYSTLLNTLTVQVSHLLEEAFRHRGLNPKLAQLHAQAIVGAVSMTALWWLDQRSPDKYAVATHVANLCWNGLAGLEAQPKIIHTVKGTE from the coding sequence ATGGCTCGACAGCGTATGACCGGTTCGCAGCGCCGGGAGCAACTCATCGGTATCGGACGGTCCGCTTTCGCGGAGCGGGGATTCGACGGCATTTCGGTAGAGGAGATCTCCTCGCGCGCCGGGGTGTCCAAGCCCGTGGTCTACGAGCACTTCGGCGGCAAGGAGGGCTTGTACGTCGCGGTGATCGAGGAGGAGCAGGCGCGGCTGTTCAACGCGATTTTGTCCTCGATCGGCGAGGGCCGTTGGCGCGAGCGCATTGAGCGGGGCATCCTCGCCCTGCTGAGCTACGTTGAGGACCACACGGACGGCTTCGTCATCCTCGTGCACGGCCAGATGCCGGGCGGCGAGCACTCCTACTCCACGTTGCTCAACACGCTAACGGTGCAGGTGTCTCACCTGCTCGAGGAGGCGTTCCGTCACCGCGGGCTGAACCCCAAGCTCGCTCAGTTGCACGCGCAGGCGATCGTGGGCGCCGTGTCCATGACCGCTCTGTGGTGGTTGGATCAGCGCTCGCCGGATAAGTACGCTGTGGCGACCCATGTCGCGAACCTGTGCTGGAATGGGCTGGCTGGGCTGGAGGCGCAGCCGAAGATTATTCACACTGTGAAGGGAACTGAGTAA
- a CDS encoding MFS transporter: protein MEHQKHNATRFIWANGLQGIGDQIVAAKTLLPWLFTVAGVPAFFTGLLVPIRESGSMLPQAALSPWVSSKPKRKRVWLLGSWGQALSGVGIAAAAATLSGVALGLAVIVCLAALSVFRALCSIAGKDVQGRTIDKGKRGLITGRATALSGAFTLAIGLALTLLPNEVPRWMIAALLLVGASTWGFASLVFQGIREPEAEHDTTVDDDNWLAVTWELVTKDKELRNFLVVRSLMLVTALSTPFIVVLAQEQGSDLSSLGAFVIASGGAALLGGRISGIWSDKSSKLTMAWAAAVASIVIVLLVLSADFASSSVNAIVMPAGFFAVNLAHTAVRVSRKTYLVDMADGERRTLITGASNTIMGVVMLVVGAISSAVAVFGTQAALIFLAVLGAAGVAGAWNLKDVSA from the coding sequence GTGGAACACCAGAAACACAACGCGACGCGGTTCATCTGGGCCAACGGCCTGCAGGGCATCGGTGACCAAATCGTCGCCGCGAAAACGCTTCTGCCCTGGCTGTTTACCGTCGCCGGGGTGCCCGCGTTCTTCACTGGCCTGTTGGTGCCGATCCGCGAGTCCGGCTCGATGCTGCCGCAGGCGGCGCTGAGCCCTTGGGTCAGCTCGAAGCCGAAGCGCAAGCGAGTGTGGCTGCTCGGCTCGTGGGGCCAGGCCCTCTCCGGCGTGGGCATCGCGGCCGCTGCCGCCACTCTCAGCGGCGTCGCCCTGGGCCTCGCTGTCATCGTGTGCCTCGCCGCGCTCAGCGTGTTCCGCGCGCTGTGTTCCATCGCCGGCAAAGACGTCCAGGGGCGCACGATCGACAAGGGCAAGCGCGGGCTGATCACCGGCCGCGCCACCGCGCTGTCCGGCGCGTTCACCCTCGCCATCGGCCTGGCGCTGACGCTGCTGCCCAACGAAGTGCCCCGCTGGATGATCGCGGCACTACTACTCGTCGGCGCGTCGACCTGGGGTTTTGCCTCGCTGGTGTTCCAGGGCATCCGCGAACCAGAAGCCGAGCACGACACGACCGTCGATGACGATAACTGGCTCGCCGTCACCTGGGAGCTAGTGACCAAGGACAAGGAGCTGCGCAACTTCCTCGTGGTCCGCTCGTTGATGCTGGTCACAGCTCTGTCCACCCCGTTCATCGTGGTGCTCGCCCAGGAGCAGGGCTCAGACCTGTCCAGCCTCGGTGCCTTCGTCATCGCCTCCGGCGGCGCCGCATTGCTCGGCGGCCGCATCTCCGGGATCTGGTCGGACAAGTCCTCCAAGCTCACCATGGCCTGGGCCGCAGCGGTCGCCTCCATCGTCATTGTGCTTTTGGTCCTGAGCGCTGATTTTGCGTCGTCAAGCGTGAATGCGATTGTCATGCCGGCCGGGTTCTTCGCGGTCAACCTCGCGCACACCGCGGTGCGCGTCAGCCGAAAGACCTACCTGGTGGACATGGCCGACGGGGAGCGCCGCACCCTGATCACCGGCGCATCCAACACGATCATGGGCGTGGTTATGCTCGTCGTGGGCGCGATCAGCTCCGCCGTCGCGGTCTTTGGCACCCAGGCCGCGCTGATCTTTCTCGCCGTGCTGGGCGCGGCGGGCGTGGCTGGGGCGTGGAACCTCAAGGACGTCTCGGCCTAG
- the glmU gene encoding bifunctional UDP-N-acetylglucosamine diphosphorylase/glucosamine-1-phosphate N-acetyltransferase GlmU, translating into MTEQNQCAVVVLAAGAGTRMKSATQKTLHEIGGRSLLSHSLHAAAAVSPSHVVAVVGFQREQVSPAVDEIAQQMSIEILQAVQEEQNGTGHAVQCGLETLPDFDGTVVVTNADVPLLEGATLQKLIDAHVNAQAAVTVLTLEFDNPTGYGRIIRDERGAVVEIVEEKDADDEQKRVTEVNSGVFAFDGAVLRDALTRITSDNAQGELYITDVLAIARGDGRTVTAFTAPDPRELAGVNDRVQLAAAGKELNRRLVERAMRGGATIIDPDTTWIGVDVEIGADVVIHPNTHLWGSTVISDGAEIGPDTTLRDMEVGPGATVTRTQGSLSVIGANAQVGPFTYIRPGTELGEGGKLGGFVESKNAVIGAGSKIPHLTYIGDATVGTNSNIGCSSVFANYDGVNKHHTTIGNNVRAGSDTTFVAPVTVGDGAYTGAGTVVTDDVPAGALAIKEGRQRNIEGWVEKKRPGTDAAAAAAAAKEEK; encoded by the coding sequence ATGACTGAGCAGAATCAGTGTGCTGTCGTCGTCCTTGCGGCCGGCGCGGGCACCCGCATGAAATCGGCCACGCAAAAAACGCTGCACGAGATCGGCGGGCGAAGCCTCCTGTCGCACTCGCTGCACGCCGCCGCCGCGGTCAGCCCAAGCCACGTCGTCGCCGTCGTCGGGTTCCAGCGCGAGCAGGTCTCCCCCGCGGTCGACGAGATCGCGCAGCAGATGAGCATCGAGATCCTTCAGGCCGTCCAGGAGGAGCAAAACGGCACCGGCCACGCCGTGCAGTGCGGCCTAGAGACGCTGCCCGACTTCGACGGCACTGTCGTCGTCACCAACGCCGACGTGCCGCTGCTCGAGGGAGCAACGCTGCAAAAGCTTATCGACGCCCACGTCAACGCCCAGGCCGCCGTCACGGTGCTCACCCTCGAGTTTGACAACCCCACCGGCTACGGCCGCATCATCCGCGACGAGCGCGGCGCCGTTGTCGAAATCGTGGAGGAGAAAGACGCCGACGACGAGCAGAAGCGCGTCACCGAGGTCAACTCCGGGGTGTTCGCCTTCGACGGCGCCGTGCTCCGCGACGCGCTGACGCGCATCACCTCCGACAACGCCCAGGGCGAGCTTTACATCACCGACGTGCTCGCCATCGCACGTGGCGACGGTCGCACCGTCACCGCGTTCACCGCCCCCGACCCGCGCGAGCTCGCGGGTGTCAACGACCGCGTCCAGCTCGCCGCGGCCGGCAAGGAGCTCAACCGCCGCCTCGTCGAGCGCGCGATGCGCGGCGGTGCGACGATCATCGACCCCGACACCACCTGGATCGGCGTGGACGTCGAGATCGGCGCGGACGTCGTGATCCACCCGAACACCCATCTCTGGGGATCGACGGTGATTAGCGACGGCGCCGAGATCGGCCCGGACACCACCCTGCGCGACATGGAGGTCGGCCCCGGCGCGACGGTCACCCGCACCCAAGGCTCGCTCAGCGTCATCGGCGCCAACGCCCAGGTCGGCCCGTTCACCTACATCCGCCCCGGCACCGAGCTCGGCGAGGGCGGCAAGCTCGGCGGGTTCGTCGAGTCGAAGAACGCCGTCATCGGTGCCGGCTCGAAGATCCCGCACCTGACTTACATTGGCGACGCGACCGTGGGCACCAACTCCAACATCGGCTGCTCGAGCGTCTTCGCCAACTACGACGGCGTGAACAAGCACCACACCACGATCGGCAACAACGTGCGCGCCGGCTCCGACACGACCTTCGTCGCGCCGGTGACCGTCGGTGACGGCGCGTACACCGGCGCGGGTACTGTTGTCACCGACGACGTGCCCGCCGGGGCCTTGGCCATCAAGGAGGGCCGTCAGCGCAACATCGAGGGCTGGGTGGAGAAGAAACGCCCAGGGACAGACGCGGCAGCGGCAGCAGCGGCAGCCAAGGAAGAGAAGTAA
- a CDS encoding ribose-phosphate diphosphokinase, with product MTGYSTQTFKDLKVFTGRAHLDLAEAVAKELDIELVPTTARDFANGEIFIRFEESVRGADCFVMQSHAQPLNKWLMEQLIMIDALKRGSAKRITAIVPFYPYARQDKKHRGREPISARLVADLFATAGADRIVSVDLHTDQIQGFFDGPVDHMHAMPILTEYIKSKYSLDNLCVVSPDAGRVKQAEKWANTLGDAPMAFVHKTRDIDAANKVVSNRVVGEVEGKDCILMDDMIDTGGTIAGAVGVLKDAGAKSVLIACTHGVFSGPARERLSQCGAEEVITTDTLPQNTEGWDNLTVLSIAPLLAKTIREIFENGSVTTLFEGQA from the coding sequence ATGACCGGATACTCCACCCAAACCTTCAAAGACCTCAAGGTTTTTACCGGGCGCGCCCACCTCGACCTCGCTGAGGCCGTGGCCAAGGAGCTCGACATCGAGTTGGTCCCCACCACGGCCCGCGACTTCGCCAACGGCGAGATCTTCATCCGCTTCGAGGAGTCCGTGCGCGGCGCCGACTGCTTTGTCATGCAGTCCCACGCCCAGCCGCTGAACAAGTGGCTGATGGAGCAGCTCATTATGATCGACGCGCTCAAGCGCGGCTCGGCGAAGCGCATCACCGCGATCGTGCCGTTTTACCCGTACGCGCGCCAGGACAAGAAGCACCGCGGCCGCGAGCCGATCTCCGCGCGCCTCGTCGCAGACCTGTTTGCCACCGCCGGCGCGGACCGCATCGTCTCGGTCGACCTGCACACCGACCAGATCCAGGGCTTCTTCGACGGCCCGGTCGATCACATGCACGCCATGCCGATCCTCACCGAGTACATCAAGTCGAAGTACTCGCTGGACAACCTCTGCGTGGTCTCCCCCGATGCCGGCCGCGTGAAGCAGGCTGAGAAGTGGGCCAACACGCTTGGCGACGCCCCCATGGCGTTCGTCCACAAGACCCGCGACATCGACGCCGCCAACAAGGTCGTGTCCAACCGCGTCGTCGGCGAGGTTGAGGGCAAGGACTGCATCCTGATGGACGACATGATCGATACCGGCGGCACCATCGCCGGCGCCGTCGGCGTGCTCAAAGACGCCGGCGCGAAGTCCGTGCTCATCGCCTGCACCCACGGCGTGTTCTCGGGTCCAGCCCGCGAGCGCCTCAGCCAGTGCGGCGCCGAGGAGGTCATCACCACCGACACTCTGCCGCAGAACACCGAGGGCTGGGATAACCTCACCGTGCTCTCGATCGCTCCCCTGCTGGCGAAGACGATCCGCGAGATCTTCGAAAACGGCTCGGTGACGACCCTGTTCGAGGGCCAGGCCTAG
- a CDS encoding 50S ribosomal protein L25/general stress protein Ctc: protein MATTPPVVKANKREEFGKGASRRLRRDGQIPGVLYESGIENVHFSVDRIEMTALVRNDGTNAILQLEVDGKQLLCMVKHVDQNVLTLDIDHIDLLGVKRGEKVTVEVPVITEGEAVADAVVLQETDVLEIEVDALNIPDEIVVNIEGKEIGDQIFASDVALPAGAELTSDPEALVVNVTYFQEDEELEEAAAEAEAGGAEAGADADEDQAEGTVEIADGGEGDEGASE from the coding sequence ATGGCTACTACCCCTCCCGTCGTCAAGGCGAACAAGCGCGAAGAGTTCGGCAAGGGAGCATCCCGCCGCCTGCGTCGCGACGGCCAGATCCCCGGCGTGCTCTACGAATCCGGTATCGAGAACGTCCACTTCTCCGTCGACCGCATCGAGATGACCGCCCTCGTGCGTAACGACGGCACCAACGCCATCCTCCAGCTCGAGGTCGATGGCAAGCAGCTTCTGTGCATGGTCAAGCACGTTGACCAGAACGTTCTCACCCTCGATATCGACCACATCGACCTGCTCGGCGTCAAGCGCGGCGAGAAGGTTACCGTCGAGGTCCCGGTCATCACCGAGGGCGAGGCAGTGGCCGACGCTGTCGTCCTGCAGGAGACGGACGTGCTCGAGATCGAGGTCGACGCGCTCAACATCCCGGACGAGATCGTCGTCAACATCGAGGGCAAGGAAATCGGCGACCAGATCTTCGCATCCGACGTTGCCCTGCCGGCCGGCGCCGAGCTCACCTCCGACCCGGAGGCGCTCGTGGTCAACGTCACCTACTTCCAGGAGGACGAGGAGCTCGAGGAAGCTGCCGCTGAGGCCGAGGCTGGCGGCGCTGAGGCTGGCGCCGACGCCGACGAGGACCAGGCTGAGGGCACCGTCGAAATCGCCGATGGTGGCGAGGGTGACGAGGGCGCATCCGAGTAA
- the pth gene encoding aminoacyl-tRNA hydrolase yields the protein MTVLIVGLGNPGTKYAATRHNAGVLVLEELLDRERARLSVHKKTNTEVAELSGGRVLARTRGYMNVSGGPVKALAGYYKASPAEIYVIYDELDLGFGEVSLRVGGGDHGHNGLKSVSASLGTREYNKLAVGIGRPPGRMAPADYVLRPFTKKEAEELPIIAADAADLLEGLS from the coding sequence GTGACTGTTCTCATTGTCGGGCTCGGCAACCCTGGTACGAAGTACGCCGCCACGCGCCACAACGCGGGCGTGCTCGTCCTAGAGGAGCTGCTCGACAGAGAACGTGCGCGTCTTAGCGTGCACAAGAAGACGAACACCGAGGTCGCCGAGCTCAGCGGCGGCCGGGTGCTCGCACGTACCCGCGGGTACATGAACGTCTCGGGTGGGCCTGTCAAGGCCCTCGCCGGGTACTACAAGGCCTCGCCGGCCGAGATCTACGTCATCTACGACGAGCTGGATCTCGGCTTTGGCGAGGTCTCGCTGCGTGTGGGCGGTGGCGACCACGGTCACAACGGGCTGAAGTCGGTCTCCGCGTCGCTGGGCACGCGCGAGTACAACAAACTGGCGGTGGGCATCGGCCGTCCGCCCGGGCGCATGGCCCCGGCCGATTACGTGCTGCGGCCCTTTACTAAGAAGGAAGCCGAGGAGCTGCCGATCATCGCCGCCGACGCGGCCGACCTGTTAGAGGGCCTTTCATGA
- a CDS encoding fumarylacetoacetate hydrolase family protein, with the protein MRLATVRTAAGTAAARVNDLRSATLIEGYADVGELLRNPEWRAIATRPGPDVEFNPLEVAPIVVRPEKIICVGLNYAAHIEEMGHEQPDVPTLFVKFADALIGAFDDAEVPEFNAGALDFEGELAVIIGAHARHVDDAEATACIAGYSIINDYTQRHFQKRTQQWHQGKSLEKTAGFGPWLDTEWTPGPRLRTYLNGELMQSAPTDDLVFSPVRLVSFISHLYPLAPSDVIATGTPAGVLHARTPQSYLKDGDVVRVEIDGLGAIENTTRVR; encoded by the coding sequence ATGAGACTCGCCACGGTGCGGACTGCGGCGGGCACCGCCGCCGCGCGTGTCAACGACTTACGCAGCGCCACCCTCATCGAGGGTTACGCCGACGTGGGCGAGCTGCTGCGCAACCCCGAGTGGCGCGCGATCGCCACGCGCCCCGGCCCGGACGTGGAATTTAACCCGCTCGAGGTGGCGCCCATCGTGGTGCGGCCCGAAAAGATCATCTGCGTCGGCCTGAACTACGCCGCGCACATCGAGGAGATGGGCCACGAGCAACCCGACGTGCCCACCCTGTTTGTGAAGTTCGCCGACGCGCTGATCGGCGCTTTTGACGACGCCGAGGTGCCGGAGTTCAACGCCGGTGCGCTCGACTTCGAGGGCGAGCTCGCCGTCATCATCGGTGCCCACGCACGCCACGTCGACGACGCTGAGGCCACCGCCTGCATCGCCGGCTACAGCATCATCAACGACTACACCCAGCGCCACTTTCAGAAGCGCACCCAGCAGTGGCACCAGGGAAAATCCCTGGAAAAGACCGCGGGGTTCGGCCCGTGGCTCGACACCGAGTGGACGCCGGGCCCGCGGTTGCGCACCTACCTCAACGGCGAGCTCATGCAGTCCGCCCCGACCGATGATCTGGTGTTCTCGCCCGTCCGCCTGGTCTCCTTCATCTCGCACCTGTACCCGCTCGCGCCCAGCGACGTCATCGCCACCGGCACCCCGGCGGGCGTACTACACGCGCGCACCCCGCAGTCCTACTTGAAGGACGGCGACGTGGTCCGCGTCGAGATCGACGGGCTTGGAGCTATCGAGAACACGACGCGGGTGCGCTAA
- the pth gene encoding aminoacyl-tRNA hydrolase: MRKLFAREASTSVQWLIVGLGNPGQRYAATRHNVGYMVIDELTCPERAKCVKPTTYMNSSGDYVAPLARRLGIDAEHIIVCHDELDLPAGAVKLKRGGNENGHNGLKSLTEHLGTRDYLRVRLGIGRPPAGTAVVDYVLSDIEGDISEQISLAAEAVRLIVEKGLTAAQNEIHAR; this comes from the coding sequence GTGAGGAAATTGTTCGCCCGGGAGGCGTCGACAAGCGTGCAATGGCTCATCGTGGGCCTCGGAAACCCGGGGCAGCGCTACGCCGCGACCCGCCACAACGTGGGCTACATGGTCATCGACGAGCTGACCTGCCCCGAGCGCGCGAAGTGCGTTAAGCCGACGACGTACATGAACAGCTCCGGCGACTACGTCGCCCCGCTGGCGCGCAGGCTCGGGATCGACGCCGAGCACATCATCGTGTGCCACGATGAGCTCGACCTGCCCGCGGGCGCGGTGAAGCTCAAGCGCGGCGGCAACGAGAACGGACACAACGGGCTGAAATCGCTCACTGAGCACCTGGGCACGCGCGACTACCTGCGGGTGCGCCTGGGCATCGGGCGCCCGCCGGCGGGGACCGCGGTGGTGGACTACGTGCTCTCCGACATCGAGGGCGACATCTCCGAGCAGATCTCTCTCGCCGCGGAGGCCGTGCGCCTGATCGTGGAGAAGGGCCTGACCGCGGCGCAAAACGAGATTCACGCGCGCTAG
- a CDS encoding NADPH-dependent FMN reductase, translating to MTIGIILGSTRHGRVGEAVAHWVDEAAQAREGFDYALIDLIDFRLPLFDAETVPMAANKSYDSAEVTRWSEAIDACEAFIFDTPEYNHSVPAALKNAVDSLGSEWSGKPVAFVGYGAVGGVRAVEHWRQITANFEMPNVRNQVAVSIMTEFPEGRFTPAPYQADALTAVFDDLEALITRLR from the coding sequence GTGACCATCGGAATCATTCTCGGATCAACCCGCCACGGCCGCGTGGGAGAAGCGGTCGCCCACTGGGTCGATGAGGCAGCGCAGGCCCGCGAGGGCTTCGACTACGCCTTGATCGACCTAATCGATTTTCGCCTTCCGCTTTTCGACGCCGAAACGGTCCCCATGGCCGCCAACAAGAGCTACGACTCGGCCGAGGTGACGCGCTGGTCCGAGGCGATCGACGCCTGCGAGGCCTTCATCTTTGACACCCCGGAGTACAACCACTCCGTCCCGGCGGCGCTGAAAAACGCCGTCGACTCGCTGGGCTCCGAGTGGTCCGGCAAACCCGTCGCGTTCGTCGGCTACGGTGCGGTGGGCGGCGTGCGCGCGGTCGAGCACTGGCGGCAGATCACCGCGAACTTCGAGATGCCCAACGTGCGCAACCAGGTTGCGGTGTCGATCATGACTGAATTCCCCGAGGGCCGCTTCACCCCCGCGCCCTACCAGGCCGACGCACTGACCGCGGTGTTCGACGACCTCGAGGCGCTAATTACCCGCCTGCGCTAG
- a CDS encoding peptide chain release factor 3, producing MSTLSEAARRRTFAVIAHPDAGKSTLTEALALHAHVISEAGAVHGKGNRKATVSDWMEMEKDRGISIASSALQFEYLPENSTAPEPYVINLVDTPGHADFSEDTYRVLSAVDAAVMLIDAAKGLEPQTLKLFRVCKARGLPIVTVINKWDRVGREPLELIDEIVTEIDLQPTPLYWPVGEAGDFRGLAHIDDNGEADQYIRFIRTAGGSTIAPEEHYSPDEARSKEEDAWERAIEEAELLAADGAVHNQELFEQCVTSPVIFASAMLNFGVHQILDTLCAIAPAPAQRESLDNPRELDADFSGVVFKVQAGMDKNHRDSLAFMRVVSGEFNRGMQVTHAQSGRTFSTKYALTVFGRTRDTVDTAFPGDIIGLVNAGSLAPGDTIYAGRKVQFPPMPQFAPEHFRTLRAKSLGKYKQFRKALEQLDAEGVVQILRNDTRGDAAPVMAAVGPMQFEVMQARMENEYNVETITEPVPYSVARRTDAESAAELGRQRGVEVFTRTDGELIALFGDKWKLAFVEKENPQLTMEPLVAD from the coding sequence ATGAGCACTCTTTCCGAGGCGGCGCGCCGTCGCACCTTCGCCGTAATCGCCCACCCCGACGCCGGCAAGTCCACCCTCACCGAGGCGCTCGCACTCCACGCGCACGTCATCTCCGAGGCCGGCGCCGTCCACGGCAAGGGAAACCGCAAGGCCACCGTCTCCGACTGGATGGAGATGGAAAAAGACCGCGGCATCTCCATCGCCTCGTCCGCGCTCCAATTCGAGTACCTCCCCGAGAACTCCACCGCGCCCGAGCCCTACGTGATCAACCTCGTGGACACCCCCGGCCACGCCGACTTCTCCGAGGACACCTACCGCGTGCTCTCCGCCGTCGACGCCGCGGTCATGCTCATCGACGCCGCCAAGGGCCTCGAGCCGCAGACCCTCAAGCTCTTCCGCGTGTGCAAGGCACGCGGCCTGCCGATTGTCACCGTGATCAACAAGTGGGACCGCGTGGGCCGAGAGCCGCTCGAGCTTATCGACGAGATCGTCACCGAAATCGACCTGCAGCCCACCCCGCTCTACTGGCCGGTGGGTGAGGCGGGCGACTTCCGCGGACTCGCCCACATAGACGACAACGGCGAGGCCGATCAGTACATCCGCTTCATCCGCACCGCCGGCGGCTCCACCATCGCACCCGAGGAACACTACAGCCCCGACGAGGCCCGATCGAAGGAGGAAGACGCCTGGGAAAGGGCGATCGAGGAGGCGGAGCTACTGGCCGCCGACGGCGCCGTGCACAACCAAGAGCTCTTCGAGCAGTGCGTCACCTCGCCGGTGATCTTCGCCTCCGCCATGCTCAACTTCGGCGTGCACCAGATCCTGGACACCCTGTGCGCCATCGCGCCCGCCCCGGCACAGCGCGAGTCGCTGGACAACCCGCGCGAGCTCGACGCCGACTTCTCCGGCGTGGTGTTCAAGGTCCAGGCCGGAATGGATAAGAACCACCGCGACTCCCTGGCGTTCATGCGCGTCGTCTCCGGCGAGTTCAACCGCGGCATGCAGGTCACCCATGCCCAGTCCGGGCGCACGTTTTCCACCAAGTACGCGCTGACCGTGTTCGGCCGCACCCGCGACACCGTGGACACCGCCTTCCCGGGCGACATCATCGGCTTGGTCAACGCCGGGTCGCTGGCGCCCGGTGACACCATCTACGCGGGCCGCAAGGTGCAGTTTCCGCCGATGCCGCAGTTCGCCCCGGAGCACTTCCGCACGCTGCGCGCGAAGTCGCTGGGCAAGTACAAGCAGTTCCGCAAGGCGCTCGAGCAGCTCGACGCCGAGGGCGTGGTGCAGATCCTGCGCAACGACACCCGCGGCGACGCCGCCCCCGTCATGGCGGCGGTCGGCCCAATGCAGTTCGAGGTCATGCAGGCCCGGATGGAAAACGAGTACAACGTCGAAACCATCACCGAGCCCGTGCCCTACTCCGTCGCGCGGCGCACCGACGCCGAGTCCGCGGCCGAGCTTGGCCGCCAGCGCGGCGTGGAGGTGTTCACCCGCACCGACGGCGAGCTCATCGCCCTGTTCGGCGACAAGTGGAAGCTCGCCTTCGTGGAGAAGGAAAACCCGCAGCTCACGATGGAGCCGCTCG